A DNA window from Desulfobacterales bacterium contains the following coding sequences:
- a CDS encoding J domain-containing protein encodes MIHSISPDIEQAVHLFFADHFLDEQGAKFYRVGMEEIKKEFRKKALLFHPDRAILLGKSRGLLEKKFKEITDAYGILKAALADDYLIVRSPFVPKPNMGYHRAETVSRPSPPKAAPHSGKASPASAGTRPKDTSASPRPFQRQHRQSFFFKGTLPRRKLRLGEYLFYKRVITWHTLIQAIVWQHRVRPRLGQIALDLNYMDPQDVYAILKNRRFREPFGRAAVRLGFLDDYRRFVLLGRQRSFNLPLGKFFIDARILDKAAIDQHILENRLHNFYCNRELRRL; translated from the coding sequence ATGATTCACTCAATTAGCCCGGATATTGAGCAAGCGGTTCATCTTTTTTTCGCCGATCATTTTCTCGATGAGCAAGGGGCGAAATTCTATCGCGTCGGAATGGAAGAAATCAAAAAAGAATTCCGCAAAAAAGCCTTGCTGTTCCATCCGGATAGAGCGATATTATTGGGCAAAAGCAGAGGGTTGCTGGAAAAAAAGTTTAAAGAAATCACCGATGCCTATGGCATACTCAAAGCCGCATTGGCCGATGATTACCTCATTGTCCGCTCACCCTTTGTCCCCAAGCCGAACATGGGGTATCACCGGGCGGAAACAGTGAGCCGCCCTTCTCCCCCAAAAGCCGCCCCCCATTCCGGCAAGGCATCGCCCGCAAGCGCCGGAACGCGGCCGAAAGACACTTCGGCAAGCCCAAGGCCGTTTCAACGGCAACACCGCCAGTCCTTTTTCTTCAAAGGCACGCTTCCTCGCCGCAAGCTTCGGTTGGGAGAATATTTATTCTACAAACGGGTAATCACCTGGCACACACTGATTCAGGCCATCGTATGGCAGCATCGGGTTCGGCCCAGGCTGGGGCAAATCGCCCTGGATCTGAACTACATGGATCCTCAGGATGTTTACGCCATACTGAAAAACAGGCGGTTTAGGGAACCATTCGGCCGGGCCGCGGTTCGGCTCGGATTTCTGGATGATTACCGGCGGTTCGTCCTTTTGGGCCGGCAGCGCAGCTTCAACCTGCCCCTCGGCAAATTTTTTATAGACGCCCGGATTCTCGACAAGGCCGCTATAGACCAACATATTCTGGAAAACCGGCTGCATAATTTTTACTGCAACAGAGAGTTGCGTAGGTTATAG
- a CDS encoding tetratricopeptide repeat protein, which produces MNYVKKVLIVAMIALISLAGCKSDAEKKVAHLEKGKAFMEKGEYKSAELELKNALQIDPKYVDALKVLGESYMKLGDAKNAYRVYNTIGGLMPEDVDTQLKLATFLMLGKQTEEARKKAEAVIFKEPSNVDALYLLAGLQEQDEKFSEAAKLYERLVELDANNTKPFLNLGRVLIKLGKIDEAEQTLKKAITLDPKAVSPRLVLSSFYIAKRMPDAAEAELLAAVANNPDTADVQIALGNFYLMLRKPDKAEAAYLKTIEIEPNKTKPYLIAAGFYEATAKNDLALTMYQKALALAPEDIGIKNALAMYYFKNKKFEESEKLISEILEKRPNHNPTRVLKGEMLIVKGKPEEAVSMLDLVINDEPNFARAHYFRGLALYAKGDARMAKASVAKAVELAPRYEKAKLLLSEIHLKERNLALAQKELESLLEIFPANYQASLYLGNAYLGQKKVEEARAQYKRLIQLAPDNPTGEHRMGVLERLTGKMDAAKDHFEKAHAMNPKWLEPFTQLVLIDLMNKEVDRALERCDAQLTLLAETPIAQGVVHNLKGRIYLSQKKYTEAEAAFKAALAANDNYLQPYLALARLYLINKEEDRAIAQYKEILEKNPNQVQANMSMGIIYEMKKQPDIAMDHYRKALAANPDFSPAANNLAYNLAEGGGDLNEALSLVQKAKEKFPEDPSLMDTLGWVYYKKGLYDSAIAELTDSLEKIPDNPSVNYHLGMAYYKKGEIDDAKAALKKVLELSPDFEKADEIKGILAEI; this is translated from the coding sequence ATGAATTATGTTAAAAAAGTTCTAATTGTTGCAATGATCGCGCTAATTTCCCTTGCCGGCTGCAAGAGCGACGCAGAAAAAAAGGTGGCCCATCTTGAGAAGGGCAAGGCCTTTATGGAAAAAGGCGAATATAAGAGCGCGGAGCTGGAGCTTAAAAATGCGTTGCAGATTGATCCGAAATATGTGGACGCATTAAAGGTGTTGGGTGAATCCTATATGAAGCTCGGGGATGCCAAAAATGCTTATAGGGTTTATAACACAATTGGGGGTCTGATGCCCGAGGATGTGGACACCCAGTTGAAGTTGGCCACCTTTTTAATGTTGGGCAAACAAACCGAAGAGGCCAGAAAAAAGGCGGAAGCGGTTATTTTTAAAGAGCCGAGCAATGTCGATGCCTTATATTTATTGGCCGGGTTGCAGGAACAGGATGAGAAGTTTTCGGAAGCGGCCAAGTTATACGAACGGCTCGTGGAACTCGATGCGAACAACACCAAGCCGTTTTTAAATTTAGGACGGGTTTTGATCAAGTTGGGAAAAATAGATGAGGCCGAGCAGACGTTAAAAAAGGCGATTACCCTTGACCCGAAGGCAGTTTCCCCTCGCCTGGTTCTTTCCTCTTTTTATATTGCCAAAAGAATGCCGGATGCCGCGGAGGCCGAACTACTGGCGGCTGTTGCGAACAACCCCGACACGGCGGATGTTCAAATCGCACTGGGCAATTTTTATTTGATGCTCAGAAAGCCGGATAAAGCAGAAGCGGCCTATTTGAAAACAATTGAAATTGAGCCCAACAAGACGAAACCGTATTTAATTGCCGCCGGTTTCTATGAGGCCACGGCTAAAAATGATTTGGCCCTGACCATGTATCAGAAAGCACTGGCGCTGGCACCGGAAGACATCGGAATCAAAAACGCGCTTGCCATGTACTATTTCAAGAACAAAAAATTCGAGGAATCGGAAAAGCTGATATCAGAAATTCTGGAAAAAAGGCCGAACCATAATCCAACGCGCGTTCTTAAAGGAGAAATGCTGATTGTAAAAGGAAAACCGGAAGAGGCGGTTTCAATGTTGGATCTCGTCATCAATGACGAGCCCAATTTTGCCCGGGCGCATTATTTTCGGGGGCTTGCGCTCTATGCGAAAGGCGATGCCCGAATGGCAAAAGCGTCGGTCGCCAAAGCGGTTGAACTGGCGCCCCGTTATGAAAAGGCCAAGCTCTTATTGTCCGAGATACACCTGAAGGAGAGAAACCTTGCGCTCGCGCAAAAGGAGTTGGAATCGCTTTTAGAGATATTCCCGGCAAATTATCAGGCGAGTCTTTATCTGGGAAACGCGTACCTGGGTCAGAAAAAAGTGGAAGAGGCGAGGGCGCAATATAAAAGACTGATTCAACTGGCGCCGGATAATCCCACAGGTGAGCATCGAATGGGGGTTTTAGAACGGCTGACGGGAAAGATGGATGCGGCCAAAGATCATTTTGAAAAAGCGCATGCGATGAACCCCAAGTGGCTGGAGCCGTTTACGCAATTGGTATTGATTGATTTAATGAATAAAGAGGTGGATAGGGCGCTTGAAAGATGTGATGCGCAGCTAACGCTGCTTGCCGAGACACCGATCGCGCAGGGCGTTGTTCACAATCTGAAAGGTCGGATTTACCTTTCACAAAAAAAATACACTGAGGCGGAGGCCGCGTTTAAAGCCGCGCTGGCGGCAAACGATAATTACCTTCAGCCCTATTTGGCCCTGGCGCGACTGTATTTAATCAACAAGGAGGAAGATCGGGCGATTGCGCAATACAAAGAGATTCTCGAAAAGAATCCCAATCAGGTGCAGGCCAACATGAGTATGGGCATAATCTACGAAATGAAAAAGCAACCGGATATCGCCATGGACCATTACCGGAAAGCCCTGGCGGCGAATCCGGATTTTTCGCCTGCAGCCAACAATTTGGCGTACAATTTGGCTGAAGGAGGGGGCGATTTGAATGAGGCACTTTCGCTGGTGCAAAAGGCGAAAGAAAAGTTTCCGGAAGATCCGAGCCTGATGGATACCCTTGGTTGGGTGTATTATAAAAAAGGGCTTTATGACAGTGCGATTGCCGAGCTGACCGACAGCCTGGAAAAGATACCGGACAATCCCTCAGTGAATTACCATTTGGGCATGGCCTATTACAAAAAAGGCGAAATTGACGATGCCAAGGCCGCCCTGAAAAAGGTGCTGGAGCTTTCGCCGGATTTTGAAAAAGCGGATGAAATAAAAGGCATTTTAGCCGAGATTTAA
- a CDS encoding four helix bundle protein yields the protein MAFAFEELHVYRKAIDFSVSVINTIDLYETPRKHYRLIEQLESASTSVALNISEGKGRYSTKEIKHFLFIARGSLYETVTMLQIFKMKSWLGNPKYNELYAEAVEINKMLSGLIKAI from the coding sequence GTGGCGTTTGCTTTTGAGGAGTTGCATGTGTATAGAAAGGCAATAGATTTTTCTGTTTCAGTTATAAACACTATAGATTTATATGAAACGCCTCGGAAACACTATCGACTTATTGAACAATTGGAATCGGCAAGTACTTCAGTGGCGTTGAATATTTCAGAGGGTAAAGGGCGATATTCAACTAAGGAAATTAAACATTTCCTATTTATCGCCAGAGGTTCCCTGTATGAAACAGTCACGATGCTTCAAATTTTTAAAATGAAATCGTGGCTTGGAAATCCAAAATACAATGAGTTGTATGCAGAAGCTGTTGAAATCAACAAGATGCTCTCAGGCCTTATAAAGGCCATATAA
- a CDS encoding CPBP family glutamic-type intramembrane protease produces the protein MTNFRLLFLYAVPYFTYVALGSLDSYLPIEWIYALRLIIVPGILIWTWRWYRPLRGPKSPVISIAIGMLVGALGTVLWILLIAPFVEEDATAWGKQAFYLRIAASTLIVPVFEELLMRGYVFFFVMQWDLARKQGAQAAFDETLHEKNIADMPHVSWHVPAVVISTMAFTLGHQVVEWPASIAYGLLMAILLIVRKDLLSCVIAHGTTNFCLALYVYSTGNWQYW, from the coding sequence ATGACAAACTTTCGACTGCTGTTCCTTTATGCGGTGCCTTATTTTACCTATGTGGCGCTGGGTTCGCTCGATAGTTACCTGCCGATCGAATGGATTTATGCTTTGCGCCTTATCATTGTGCCGGGTATACTGATTTGGACGTGGCGATGGTACCGGCCGTTAAGAGGCCCCAAAAGCCCCGTTATTTCAATCGCCATTGGTATGTTGGTTGGGGCGTTGGGCACGGTGCTTTGGATTTTATTGATTGCCCCCTTTGTCGAAGAAGATGCGACTGCATGGGGAAAACAGGCCTTTTATCTAAGAATAGCGGCATCAACCTTGATTGTGCCGGTATTTGAAGAACTTTTGATGCGGGGGTATGTGTTCTTTTTTGTCATGCAATGGGATTTGGCCCGTAAACAAGGCGCCCAGGCCGCCTTCGATGAAACGCTGCATGAGAAGAATATTGCCGATATGCCTCATGTGTCATGGCATGTGCCGGCGGTTGTGATCTCTACGATGGCCTTTACCCTCGGGCATCAGGTGGTCGAGTGGCCGGCTTCGATTGCCTATGGATTGTTAATGGCCATATTATTAATTGTTCGAAAAGATTTGTTGTCTTGTGTGATCGCACATGGGACAACCAATTTTTGCTTGGCGCTTTATGTTTATTCTACTGGAAATTGGCAATATTGGTGA
- a CDS encoding type II toxin-antitoxin system Phd/YefM family antitoxin — MEKQYSVADAKNSLTSIIHDVETGVPVKLTRHGKPVAILLSIREYDFLKKNKGSFWQLLMEFRNSMEKEGIDISDSDFAGLRDVTSGREVNI; from the coding sequence ATGGAAAAGCAGTATTCTGTTGCAGATGCTAAAAACAGCCTGACATCGATAATCCACGATGTTGAAACAGGTGTTCCGGTAAAACTTACCCGCCACGGAAAACCGGTTGCGATCTTATTGTCGATTCGGGAATATGATTTTTTAAAAAAAAATAAGGGTAGTTTCTGGCAATTGTTAATGGAATTTCGCAATAGCATGGAAAAAGAAGGCATTGATATTTCGGACTCAGACTTTGCGGGCCTCAGGGATGTAACCTCAGGAAGAGAGGTTAACATTTGA
- a CDS encoding type II toxin-antitoxin system VapC family toxin, with product MTLKYLLDTNVISEAIKSVPNKSVLLKLSRHQHEISTAAPVWHELQFGCSRLPISRKRDIIQSFLSDVLKPGMIILPYDESAASWHARERARLTAIGQMPSFTDGQIAAIAKVHGLILVTRNITDFNQFSELKLQNWFK from the coding sequence TTGACCCTAAAATATCTGTTGGATACAAACGTCATTTCTGAAGCGATCAAGAGTGTCCCGAATAAATCCGTGCTCCTAAAGCTTTCCCGGCATCAACATGAAATTTCCACCGCAGCGCCGGTATGGCACGAACTCCAATTTGGCTGCTCGCGTTTACCCATTTCAAGAAAACGGGATATTATTCAATCCTTCCTTTCGGATGTGCTCAAGCCCGGAATGATCATTCTGCCTTATGATGAAAGCGCGGCAAGCTGGCATGCAAGGGAGCGCGCGCGACTAACTGCCATTGGCCAAATGCCCTCTTTTACGGACGGTCAAATCGCAGCTATTGCAAAAGTCCACGGCTTGATTTTAGTGACCCGGAACATCACCGACTTCAATCAATTCTCAGAATTAAAATTACAAAACTGGTTCAAGTAG
- a CDS encoding glycosyltransferase, giving the protein MKKIKVVHIIYSFGIGGLEKGIATLVNHGAPDIAHIIVSLTGTNESERLLSRKTKIVLLNKKDGNSPGFIWKLSTLLRQIKPDIVHTRNWSGMDGIFAAKLAGIDKIIHGEHGWDMLDPFGANVKRKLIRKVSSAFVHEYTCVSKQLKDWLQHDINVGKKITQIYNGIDTQTYRPAQFDEKIALKQKLGFSAENFVVGIVGRLDAIKNHSRLFKAFRRVVQKDPCARLVVVGDGAEMHWLKSEAFENVVFLGYRSDTARLMRCFDLFVLPSLNEGISNTILEAMASGLPIVASNVGGNPELVANGETGFLVDPYDMSRLAEMIAQYRAAPSLAERHGNAGREKALSRFSIESMVNAYEATYRNILF; this is encoded by the coding sequence ATGAAAAAAATTAAAGTGGTTCACATTATTTATTCTTTCGGGATCGGCGGGCTTGAGAAAGGCATTGCAACCCTTGTGAACCATGGCGCACCGGACATTGCGCATATTATCGTAAGTCTCACGGGTACCAACGAATCTGAAAGGCTTCTTTCCAGGAAAACAAAGATCGTTTTATTGAATAAAAAGGATGGCAACTCTCCCGGGTTTATTTGGAAGCTGTCAACGCTGTTGCGGCAAATCAAGCCGGATATCGTTCACACAAGAAACTGGAGCGGTATGGATGGCATTTTTGCGGCAAAGCTTGCCGGTATTGACAAAATAATTCACGGTGAGCATGGATGGGATATGCTGGATCCTTTTGGCGCTAATGTGAAAAGAAAGCTTATCCGCAAGGTTTCGTCCGCCTTTGTTCATGAGTATACATGTGTTTCAAAACAACTAAAAGACTGGTTGCAGCATGATATTAACGTCGGGAAAAAAATCACGCAAATATATAACGGAATTGATACACAAACCTATCGGCCCGCCCAATTTGACGAAAAAATTGCTTTAAAACAAAAGCTTGGATTTTCTGCTGAGAATTTTGTGGTCGGGATTGTCGGCCGGTTGGATGCCATCAAAAATCATTCCCGTTTGTTCAAAGCGTTTAGACGGGTTGTGCAGAAAGATCCGTGTGCAAGGCTTGTGGTGGTAGGGGACGGCGCCGAAATGCACTGGCTTAAATCGGAAGCCTTCGAAAATGTAGTGTTTTTAGGGTATCGTTCCGATACGGCTCGTTTAATGCGATGCTTTGATTTGTTTGTATTGCCGTCTTTGAATGAAGGGATATCCAATACCATACTCGAAGCCATGGCATCCGGACTGCCGATTGTCGCTTCGAATGTTGGCGGCAATCCGGAGTTGGTGGCGAATGGGGAAACCGGTTTTCTGGTGGATCCTTATGATATGTCACGACTGGCGGAAATGATCGCTCAGTATAGAGCGGCCCCCTCTCTTGCCGAGAGGCACGGCAATGCCGGCAGGGAAAAGGCGCTGTCGCGATTTTCAATTGAGTCAATGGTTAACGCTTATGAGGCCACATATAGAAACATCCTCTTCTGA
- the asnB gene encoding asparagine synthase (glutamine-hydrolyzing), with the protein MCGICGIVNLDGRPVDRVILEAMNRTLTHRGPDEEGYFINAGRQKGWEAGRLGGRKAGRLGGWEAERLGGWEAGRLGGWEAGEGRGNVGLGHRRLSIIDLASGQQPLCNEDGSVWIVFNGEIYNFQALKKELEGHGHRFRTNSDTETIVHGYEQWGEKVFERLRGMFAIALWDERRRQLLLARDRMGKKPLYYSNNKGRLVFGSEIKAVLEAPDVSRDVDLTAMFDYLSLLYVPSPKTIFKAVRKLPAAHYAVVTAEAIRIEAYWDLSFYPQHAVSENQMMDEMIGILDEATRMRMISEVPLGAFLSGGVDSSGVVALMARASNNPVKTNSISFSVAKYNEIEYARKVANLFGTDHHEFHVTPDAIRVIEKLAWHYDEPFADSSAVPTYYVSETARKNVTVSLSGDGGDENFAGYRRYYFDLRENYVRNLVPEGLRRAVFGTIGKLYPKADYLPQIFRGKAFISNVARDPVDAYYFSVSSMYGDEKRRLLHPDILREIGDYRTRDLFYNIYKAAPAPDHLSKIQYLDIKTYLCDDILTKVDRASMAVSLEVRCPILDHVFMEYVAKIPSKHKLVGTDGKHIFKKALKKYLPDEILYRKKMGFGVPVEEWLRKDLKEYGGNFVLKGAASKQYFQKSMLDKFWNEHQKGLRNRSTELWIIMMLNLWQKNFAA; encoded by the coding sequence ATGTGCGGAATTTGCGGAATAGTTAATTTGGACGGACGACCGGTTGATCGTGTTATCCTTGAAGCCATGAACCGGACTTTGACGCATCGGGGGCCGGATGAGGAAGGGTATTTTATAAATGCTGGGCGGCAGAAAGGCTGGGAGGCTGGGAGGCTGGGAGGCAGAAAGGCTGGGAGGCTGGGAGGCTGGGAGGCAGAAAGGCTAGGAGGCTGGGAAGCTGGGAGGCTGGGAGGCTGGGAGGCTGGGGAAGGCAGGGGAAATGTGGGGTTGGGGCATCGGCGGCTTAGTATTATTGACTTGGCGTCGGGGCAGCAACCGCTTTGCAATGAAGATGGAAGTGTTTGGATTGTTTTTAACGGGGAAATTTATAATTTTCAGGCGTTGAAAAAGGAGTTGGAGGGTCATGGGCATCGGTTTCGGACAAATTCGGATACCGAAACGATCGTTCATGGCTATGAGCAGTGGGGGGAAAAGGTTTTTGAACGGCTCCGCGGTATGTTTGCCATCGCGCTTTGGGATGAGCGAAGACGGCAGTTGCTGCTTGCCAGAGATCGGATGGGGAAAAAACCGCTTTATTATTCGAACAATAAGGGCCGGTTGGTATTCGGCTCTGAAATAAAGGCGGTTTTAGAGGCGCCCGATGTCTCGCGCGATGTTGATTTGACGGCGATGTTTGACTATTTGTCTCTTCTTTATGTGCCTTCTCCAAAGACGATATTCAAGGCGGTTCGAAAACTGCCGGCGGCGCATTATGCCGTGGTGACCGCGGAGGCCATTCGCATCGAAGCATACTGGGATCTTTCTTTTTATCCTCAGCATGCGGTTTCTGAAAATCAAATGATGGATGAGATGATCGGCATACTCGATGAGGCCACCCGAATGCGAATGATCAGCGAGGTTCCCTTGGGGGCCTTTCTTTCAGGGGGGGTGGATTCATCGGGCGTGGTGGCGTTGATGGCCCGCGCCTCGAATAATCCGGTTAAGACAAATTCCATTTCTTTTAGTGTCGCAAAATACAATGAAATTGAATATGCCCGGAAGGTGGCGAATCTGTTTGGAACGGATCATCATGAGTTTCATGTGACGCCTGACGCTATTCGGGTTATTGAAAAACTGGCTTGGCACTATGATGAACCGTTTGCGGATTCTTCCGCGGTTCCAACGTATTATGTATCTGAAACCGCGCGAAAAAATGTTACGGTTTCCCTGTCCGGGGACGGTGGGGATGAAAATTTTGCGGGTTATAGAAGGTATTATTTTGATTTAAGGGAAAATTATGTGCGAAACCTTGTGCCGGAAGGGTTGAGGCGGGCTGTTTTCGGGACGATCGGAAAACTGTATCCGAAAGCGGATTATCTTCCCCAAATTTTCAGGGGAAAAGCGTTTATCTCCAATGTGGCCAGGGATCCGGTGGATGCATACTATTTTTCGGTCAGTTCGATGTATGGCGATGAGAAGCGCCGGCTGCTGCATCCCGATATTTTGCGTGAAATAGGAGACTACCGAACCCGCGATCTGTTTTATAATATTTATAAGGCAGCCCCTGCGCCGGACCATCTTTCAAAAATTCAATACCTGGATATTAAAACCTATCTTTGTGATGATATTCTGACCAAGGTAGACAGGGCCAGCATGGCGGTGTCCCTTGAGGTCAGATGCCCGATACTGGATCATGTGTTCATGGAATATGTGGCAAAAATCCCCTCAAAACATAAGCTGGTTGGAACAGATGGAAAGCATATTTTTAAAAAAGCATTAAAAAAATATCTGCCCGATGAAATCCTTTACCGGAAAAAAATGGGGTTTGGTGTTCCGGTTGAAGAATGGTTAAGAAAGGATCTAAAGGAATATGGTGGGAATTTTGTTTTGAAGGGGGCGGCAAGTAAGCAATATTTTCAGAAAAGCATGCTTGATAAATTTTGGAACGAACACCAAAAAGGGCTTAGAAACCGTTCCACGGAACTCTGGATAATCATGATGCTGAATCTCTGGCAAAAGAATTTTGCTGCTTAA
- a CDS encoding type II toxin-antitoxin system HicA family toxin encodes MSDKLPVISGKKLISFLNCVGYSAVRQRGSHVRMEKVTTAGTHKITIPNHNPVAKGTLNDILGKVAIWNQIPKDKLIEMLK; translated from the coding sequence ATGTCTGATAAATTGCCTGTCATTTCGGGCAAAAAGCTTATTTCCTTCCTGAATTGCGTTGGATATTCGGCCGTGCGCCAGCGTGGAAGCCACGTTCGCATGGAAAAAGTGACAACAGCCGGCACCCACAAAATAACCATACCAAACCATAATCCAGTAGCTAAGGGGACTTTGAATGATATTCTCGGCAAGGTAGCCATATGGAACCAAATACCCAAAGACAAACTTATTGAGATGCTGAAGTAG
- a CDS encoding nucleotidyltransferase domain-containing protein — MDKKQIDHEIKYIVDQIVSKYAPNKIILFGSAARGEYDNLNDLDFMVIKHDVPAIGINRLRELDSLIDRNMAVDLLVYRPDEIEERKNLCDPFILSIIAEGRVLYG; from the coding sequence ATGGATAAAAAACAAATCGATCATGAGATTAAATACATCGTTGATCAGATCGTCAGCAAATATGCGCCCAACAAAATCATATTATTTGGATCGGCGGCTCGTGGCGAATATGACAATCTCAATGATCTTGATTTTATGGTGATTAAGCACGACGTACCTGCCATTGGGATTAACCGATTGCGGGAATTGGACAGCCTGATCGATCGAAACATGGCTGTTGATCTGCTGGTCTACCGGCCAGATGAAATTGAAGAACGTAAAAATCTGTGTGACCCGTTTATTTTGAGTATCATCGCGGAAGGCCGGGTACTTTATGGCTAG
- a CDS encoding HEPN domain-containing protein, with amino-acid sequence MASPQIVKEWLKKADEDFNFASSIIDDTAFYAQLCFHFHQASEKYFKAFIVAHDLEFKKIHDLIALHKICVKKEPSIKPLLNDCNILNRYYIDTRYPAHWQSEYDKNEALMAQKAAKNIALIIKGTLRDTISF; translated from the coding sequence ATGGCTAGCCCTCAAATTGTTAAAGAATGGCTTAAAAAGGCGGATGAGGACTTTAATTTTGCTTCATCTATTATTGATGACACCGCCTTTTATGCACAATTATGTTTTCATTTCCATCAAGCATCTGAGAAATACTTCAAGGCCTTTATCGTCGCTCATGATTTGGAGTTCAAAAAAATTCATGACCTGATTGCGCTTCATAAGATATGCGTAAAAAAGGAACCCTCAATAAAACCGCTCTTAAATGATTGTAACATCCTGAATCGATATTATATCGATACTCGCTATCCGGCCCACTGGCAAAGCGAATATGATAAAAATGAAGCACTGATGGCACAGAAAGCAGCAAAAAATATAGCCCTAATAATCAAGGGAACCCTTAGGGATACCATAAGTTTTTAG
- a CDS encoding caspase family protein, whose translation MANKALLVGVNRYKLSRADLQGCLNDVTNVRDVLLKYFGFTVKQIRVLADGRATKKAILHRLDWLVKDAKSGDRLLFHFSGHGSQIRDRDGDELKDGLDEIICPHDMDWDGIDTHLSTDRLFKIKEILGYGWIRQHFFHCYFFSVGPIFYSFCPYVVHYIDGSF comes from the coding sequence ATGGCAAACAAAGCGCTTCTCGTCGGTGTCAACAGGTACAAGCTCTCCAGAGCCGATCTTCAAGGTTGTTTGAACGATGTTACCAACGTGCGGGATGTTCTGCTGAAGTATTTCGGTTTTACGGTCAAGCAGATTCGGGTTCTGGCCGATGGCCGGGCAACGAAAAAAGCCATTCTCCATCGCTTGGACTGGCTGGTGAAAGACGCCAAATCGGGAGATCGCCTCCTCTTTCATTTTTCGGGTCATGGCTCACAAATTCGGGACCGGGACGGCGATGAGTTGAAGGACGGGCTCGATGAAATCATCTGCCCGCACGATATGGACTGGGACGGCATAGACACCCACCTGTCCACAGACCGACTGTTCAAGATCAAAGAGATATTGGGCTATGGATGGATCAGGCAACATTTTTTTCACTGCTATTTCTTCTCAGTTGGTCCCATTTTTTATTCGTTTTGTCCATATGTTGTGCATTATATTGACGGATCATTTTAG